One stretch of Syntrophales bacterium DNA includes these proteins:
- the rfaE2 gene encoding D-glycero-beta-D-manno-heptose 1-phosphate adenylyltransferase, protein MKMNKIFAWDELKRRLDIIRQEGKKVVFTNGCFDLLHVGHIRYLKEAKKQGDVLVVALNSDVSVRCLKGDKRPIIPLSERMEIVAALEMVDFVTFFNEPTPEELIRFIEPDVLVKGGDWSEDTIVGGDFVRSRGGRVVALTYVEGRSTSDLISQIVTRYR, encoded by the coding sequence ATGAAGATGAACAAGATCTTTGCTTGGGATGAATTGAAGAGACGGTTGGATATTATCCGGCAGGAGGGAAAGAAAGTTGTTTTTACAAATGGATGTTTTGACCTACTCCATGTAGGGCACATACGCTACTTGAAGGAGGCAAAGAAACAGGGTGATGTTCTCGTGGTGGCTTTAAACAGTGATGTTTCCGTACGTTGTTTAAAAGGGGATAAAAGGCCGATAATACCCCTCTCGGAAAGAATGGAAATTGTAGCGGCGCTGGAAATGGTGGATTTTGTAACTTTTTTTAACGAGCCCACGCCAGAAGAGTTAATAAGGTTCATCGAACCCGATGTTCTAGTAAAAGGTGGGGATTGGAGCGAAGATACGATAGTGGGAGGTGATTTTGTGAGGTCCCGAGGGGGAAGAGTTGTAGCTCTCACTTATGTAGAGGGAAGGTCTACTTCTGATCTTATAAGTCAAATTGTTACCCGTTACAGATAG
- the rsfS gene encoding ribosome silencing factor — protein sequence MVSKKVEEGLQERVLRCVNSALKRKARRLTVLDVQGYSSFADFIIICSGSSDRQVKAIASWIREDLERYGMTPLGVEGEQHGRWILMDYEDIIIHIFLDPVREFYDIERLWIDVPKVTLDDDTVELKTLSGLKVVH from the coding sequence ATGGTAAGCAAAAAAGTGGAGGAAGGATTGCAGGAAAGAGTATTACGGTGTGTCAATTCTGCGCTAAAGCGCAAGGCCAGACGGCTTACGGTTTTGGATGTCCAGGGTTATTCTTCTTTTGCAGATTTTATCATAATATGCAGTGGATCCTCTGACAGGCAGGTAAAGGCCATCGCTTCGTGGATCCGGGAGGATCTTGAACGATATGGTATGACTCCCCTCGGCGTGGAAGGAGAACAGCATGGGCGATGGATTTTGATGGATTATGAAGATATTATAATTCATATCTTCCTGGACCCCGTAAGGGAGTTCTATGATATCGAAAGATTGTGGATAGATGTACCTAAGGTTACTCTTGATGATGATACTGTGGAATTAAAAACTTTATCAGGATTAAAAGTGGTTCATTGA
- a CDS encoding ComF family protein: MIPSIVIENIRKSVAAIIEVVYPRRCFSCGAQMSSDIDQPFCINCIRSIKIIGSPICLRCGLPFESSITVDHLCSQCVSKVHTVDEVRSLCRYEGTFLKLIHDFKYRGNTILGSVLGEWLATNTYPHFSIEEYEVIIPVPLHRWRLYRRGFNQAVILARAVADRFGIPLDFEVLVRRRHGEPQTSLDRKARRQNVKGVFEVLDGSRICGSKVLLIDDVYTTGSTLEECAKVLKAHGVRKVGALTLARVVS; this comes from the coding sequence TTGATCCCGTCTATCGTTATAGAAAATATCAGAAAATCTGTAGCGGCTATTATTGAAGTTGTTTATCCGAGGCGGTGTTTTTCCTGTGGAGCGCAGATGAGTTCTGACATTGACCAACCTTTTTGCATAAATTGTATCCGCAGTATAAAAATCATAGGTTCGCCCATTTGTTTGCGCTGTGGCCTTCCCTTTGAGTCTTCAATAACCGTAGACCACCTGTGTAGCCAGTGCGTATCTAAGGTACACACTGTTGATGAGGTTCGTTCTCTATGCAGGTATGAGGGTACGTTTCTCAAGCTCATCCATGATTTTAAATACAGGGGCAATACGATACTTGGAAGTGTTTTGGGAGAGTGGTTGGCGACAAACACGTATCCGCATTTTTCTATTGAAGAATATGAAGTTATCATACCTGTTCCACTACACAGGTGGCGTCTATACCGGAGAGGGTTTAACCAGGCTGTGATTCTTGCTCGTGCCGTGGCTGACCGGTTTGGAATTCCCCTCGATTTTGAGGTTCTCGTTAGAAGGAGACACGGTGAACCACAAACGTCCTTGGATCGAAAAGCACGAAGACAGAACGTAAAGGGGGTTTTTGAGGTCCTGGATGGTAGTAGGATTTGCGGATCTAAAGTACTTCTCATCGATGATGTTTATACAACGGGTAGCACCCTTGAGGAGTGTGCGAAAGTGTTAAAAGCACATGGTGTTCGGAAGGTTGGAGCCCTTACTTTGGCACGGGTGGTGTCGTGA
- the priA gene encoding primosomal protein N': MGYSSGSGNTDVKFAHVALNIPTDKTFVYIVPPYLKEKIKVGSKVLVPFGPRQLQGYVVSIDDVCEFPAPREILTVIGDETWFDEEELSFYSWIADYYLYPLGKVFAEIIPSNRRVRGAPTGTSCSNTTKIEAFTYADVKLNDHQQRAFKEICEGICSRKFCSFLLHGSIGSGKTELHIQLVREVLKNGGGIIYLVPEIGFTPYLLKRIKGCFPDEPIALFHSGVSRGKRASMWSLLRNGEVRFVLGTRSALFAPVRGLRLLIVEEEHDESYKQDAKLCYNARDLAIQRARLANAVVVLSSATPSVESYFQMIKGEHGYFFLPPREDNHPLPEITIVDMRRERKKMKEEEPLIISNFLFQAIRDVLNRGKQVLLLLNRRGFHTVKICRMCNEALRCNSCSSTLTFHADNDALKCHYCSFSMKDTLRCPYCSGGPVVSYGYGTELLEAIMRRHFPHSRIVRMDRDTVTRRAVYDKILLSLERGEIDILIGTQMVVKEHDFSGVVLVGVVSADTALNLPDFRASERTFQLLGQVVGMVGREAEPARVVIQTFNPEHYTVKWIKHRDFSRFFEDEIAIRESLNFPPFSRLIQIWITCPHVEKGAVEAKRIGEEARKLADTCNFNQTLEIIGPAEAPIFKLRGRYRWHMLLKGNSEDLHLLAKNLLAIKVRSGVSVKADVDPISFL; the protein is encoded by the coding sequence GTGGGATATTCTTCTGGCTCAGGGAACACTGATGTGAAATTTGCCCATGTGGCCCTGAACATTCCCACAGATAAGACTTTTGTCTATATTGTCCCCCCCTATTTAAAAGAAAAGATTAAAGTAGGCAGTAAAGTTCTTGTACCCTTCGGTCCTCGTCAATTACAGGGTTATGTTGTGTCCATTGATGATGTGTGTGAATTTCCAGCCCCAAGGGAGATTCTGACTGTAATCGGTGATGAGACTTGGTTTGATGAGGAGGAGCTGTCTTTTTACAGCTGGATTGCCGATTATTACCTTTACCCCTTAGGTAAGGTGTTCGCAGAAATTATACCCAGTAATAGGAGGGTAAGGGGTGCGCCCACTGGGACGAGTTGTTCAAATACTACTAAGATTGAGGCTTTTACTTACGCTGATGTGAAACTTAATGATCATCAGCAAAGAGCTTTCAAGGAGATCTGTGAAGGGATTTGTTCGAGGAAATTCTGCTCTTTTCTTCTTCACGGGTCCATAGGAAGCGGAAAAACTGAGTTACATATTCAGCTTGTTCGTGAGGTGTTAAAGAACGGAGGTGGAATTATATATCTTGTGCCCGAGATTGGTTTCACACCTTATTTATTGAAGCGCATCAAAGGTTGTTTCCCAGATGAACCTATTGCATTGTTTCACAGTGGTGTATCCCGTGGCAAGAGGGCAAGTATGTGGAGCCTCCTCCGCAATGGAGAGGTAAGATTCGTACTTGGAACCAGGTCAGCTCTTTTTGCGCCGGTGAGAGGGTTACGGCTGTTGATTGTAGAAGAAGAACATGATGAATCGTATAAACAGGACGCGAAGCTTTGTTACAATGCCCGGGATCTTGCTATCCAGAGGGCACGATTGGCGAACGCTGTGGTTGTGCTGAGTTCAGCAACTCCGTCGGTGGAGTCCTATTTTCAGATGATAAAAGGTGAACATGGATATTTTTTCCTCCCGCCTCGTGAGGATAATCATCCGTTACCGGAAATTACCATAGTGGACATGAGGCGGGAAAGAAAAAAGATGAAGGAGGAGGAACCACTGATTATATCCAACTTTCTTTTTCAGGCTATACGGGATGTTCTCAACAGAGGAAAGCAAGTATTGCTCCTTCTCAATCGGCGTGGTTTTCACACGGTGAAGATCTGCAGGATGTGTAATGAGGCGTTGCGCTGTAATAGTTGTTCTTCAACTTTAACTTTTCATGCTGACAATGATGCGCTGAAGTGTCACTACTGTAGTTTTTCTATGAAGGATACGTTGCGTTGCCCCTATTGTAGTGGTGGACCGGTAGTGAGTTACGGTTATGGAACGGAGCTGCTGGAGGCTATTATGCGCAGGCACTTTCCCCACAGTCGTATTGTCAGGATGGATCGTGATACGGTAACCCGCAGGGCTGTATATGACAAGATTCTTTTATCATTGGAGAGGGGAGAGATAGATATATTGATTGGTACTCAGATGGTTGTAAAGGAGCATGATTTTTCTGGAGTTGTTCTTGTAGGAGTTGTTTCTGCAGATACAGCTTTAAACCTACCTGATTTTCGCGCCTCAGAGAGAACATTTCAGCTGTTGGGCCAAGTTGTCGGTATGGTAGGCAGAGAAGCAGAACCTGCACGTGTCGTAATTCAGACGTTTAATCCCGAGCATTACACGGTTAAGTGGATCAAACACCGTGATTTTTCAAGATTTTTTGAGGACGAAATTGCTATTAGAGAATCCCTTAATTTTCCACCATTTTCGAGGTTAATCCAGATCTGGATTACATGTCCCCACGTGGAGAAAGGTGCTGTCGAAGCGAAACGTATTGGAGAAGAAGCACGTAAACTTGCTGATACTTGTAACTTCAATCAGACTTTAGAGATTATTGGTCCAGCAGAAGCACCTATTTTTAAGCTAAGGGGTCGGTATCGCTGGCATATGCTGCTTAAAGGTAATTCTGAAGACCTGCATCTTTTAGCTAAGAATCTTCTGGCCATTAAAGTGCGTTCTGGTGTTAGCGTTAAGGCAGATGTGGATCCTATAAGTTTTTTGTAA
- a CDS encoding ABC transporter permease — MIAYIFKRLLFMIPLLLGITVICFVVMHLAPGSPTDLETQMNPRVTAEMRDRLRALYDLDKPLHVQYWLWLKKAAVLDFGRSFAPDRRPVKEKIMERLPITITLNILSMILIVVVAIPVGVLGAVYQNSLFDRITTVLVFIGFAMPTFWLALLMMILFGIHLGWLPISGIRSLNWEYLPPGKAILDLLQHLIMPVLLSAFGGLAGLSRFMRSSMLEVINQDYILTARAKGLSEKTVIFKHALRNALLPIITILGLSIPGLIGGSVIFETIFSIPGMGQLFYTAVMARDYPTVMGILFIGALLTLIGNLIADVSYAIADPRVRVS, encoded by the coding sequence ATGATAGCGTACATCTTTAAAAGACTGCTATTCATGATACCCCTCCTGTTGGGGATCACCGTCATATGTTTTGTAGTAATGCATCTTGCCCCAGGTTCTCCAACTGATCTGGAAACGCAGATGAACCCCCGAGTTACTGCTGAAATGAGAGATAGACTAAGGGCACTCTATGATTTAGACAAACCACTACATGTGCAGTACTGGTTATGGCTGAAAAAAGCAGCGGTATTAGACTTCGGCCGCTCTTTTGCGCCAGACCGCAGACCTGTAAAAGAAAAAATCATGGAGCGCCTACCTATCACCATAACATTAAATATCCTCTCAATGATACTCATCGTTGTTGTAGCTATTCCGGTGGGTGTTCTTGGTGCAGTTTACCAAAACTCACTGTTCGATAGAATAACGACCGTTTTAGTATTTATAGGTTTTGCTATGCCCACATTCTGGCTAGCCCTTCTAATGATGATACTCTTCGGCATTCATCTAGGGTGGTTACCCATCTCGGGTATACGATCACTCAACTGGGAATACCTCCCTCCGGGAAAAGCTATACTGGATCTTTTGCAACACCTCATTATGCCAGTTCTCCTATCTGCCTTCGGTGGATTAGCCGGACTTTCAAGGTTCATGCGATCAAGCATGCTAGAAGTTATAAACCAGGACTATATTCTAACGGCTAGAGCAAAAGGGTTGAGTGAAAAGACGGTGATCTTTAAACACGCCCTGAGAAACGCGTTGCTCCCCATAATTACTATTCTTGGTCTTTCCATTCCTGGCCTCATCGGTGGGAGCGTTATCTTCGAAACCATATTCTCCATACCCGGAATGGGACAGCTTTTCTACACAGCTGTGATGGCTCGGGATTACCCCACAGTTATGGGTATTCTCTTCATAGGTGCTCTATTGACACTGATTGGAAACCTCATTGCTGATGTGTCATACGCCATCGCCGATCCCAGGGTAAGGGTCTCATAA
- the dksA gene encoding RNA polymerase-binding protein DksA, with translation MPLKPERLEFFRYMLTQEINKLLSEAEKTVSEMTSAKENFPDPNDRASLESDRNFELRIRDRERKLIAKMREALQRIDNGTYGICEMCGGEISEKRLLARPVTTLCIDCKTKQEKMEKLMGE, from the coding sequence ATGCCTCTTAAGCCAGAGCGTTTGGAATTTTTCCGATACATGCTTACTCAGGAAATAAATAAACTCCTCAGTGAAGCGGAGAAGACTGTTTCGGAAATGACTAGTGCGAAGGAAAATTTTCCGGATCCTAATGACCGTGCCTCTTTAGAGTCGGATCGAAATTTCGAATTGAGGATACGTGATCGGGAGAGAAAGCTGATTGCTAAAATGAGGGAAGCGTTACAGCGGATCGATAACGGGACTTATGGAATTTGCGAGATGTGTGGAGGAGAGATTTCAGAGAAGCGTCTTCTTGCAAGGCCAGTAACCACTTTGTGTATTGATTGTAAAACTAAACAGGAGAAGATGGAAAAATTAATGGGAGAATAA
- a CDS encoding cold-shock protein — protein sequence MTEGRVKWFSEQKGFGFIEKDGGGDVFVHYTAIQGSGFRTLTEGQRVRFEITQGKKGPAAINVKPL from the coding sequence ATGACAGAAGGAAGAGTTAAGTGGTTCAGTGAGCAGAAAGGTTTTGGTTTCATTGAGAAAGATGGAGGTGGTGACGTATTTGTACACTACACTGCCATTCAAGGAAGTGGCTTCCGCACACTAACTGAAGGGCAAAGGGTACGTTTTGAAATTACTCAAGGGAAAAAAGGTCCCGCCGCTATAAACGTAAAACCCCTGTAA
- a CDS encoding thiamine diphosphokinase has protein sequence MNKKEKKKIACIIAGGALTDLHFVLSCIQQLNPSVIICADGGVKHAFRMGIKPHLAVGDLDSIDEATMRDLVECNCKIIKHPEKKDEADSMLALEEAIKLTPHEIVIFGATGYRIDHTLANLSLLLKGNKAGITVRIIDEWCEIFLVDDKYTLKGQVGQTVSILPFPGRATGITLQGFEYPLKNAKMYPLKPYGISNRLIREKATIKVEKGKLLVIRFHRPGRFPGGENSEC, from the coding sequence ATGAATAAAAAAGAAAAGAAAAAAATCGCGTGCATCATCGCAGGTGGAGCTCTTACAGACCTACACTTCGTGCTTAGCTGCATCCAGCAGCTGAACCCCTCAGTAATTATATGCGCTGATGGGGGAGTCAAACATGCCTTCAGAATGGGTATAAAACCCCACTTAGCGGTGGGAGATCTGGATTCTATCGATGAGGCAACAATGCGTGACTTGGTAGAATGCAACTGCAAAATTATAAAACACCCTGAAAAAAAAGACGAAGCTGATTCAATGTTAGCCCTGGAAGAGGCGATAAAACTTACACCACATGAAATTGTAATATTTGGAGCAACTGGCTATAGAATAGATCACACTTTGGCCAATTTATCTCTTCTTTTGAAAGGCAACAAAGCAGGTATAACTGTAAGAATTATAGATGAGTGGTGTGAAATATTTCTTGTCGATGATAAATACACACTAAAAGGCCAAGTGGGACAAACAGTTTCAATCCTTCCATTCCCCGGAAGAGCTACAGGAATTACCCTTCAAGGATTCGAATATCCTCTAAAGAACGCTAAAATGTATCCTTTAAAACCATACGGTATAAGCAACCGTCTTATCCGTGAAAAAGCAACGATAAAAGTTGAAAAAGGAAAACTGCTGGTCATTAGGTTCCACAGACCCGGAAGATTTCCCGGAGGTGAAAATAGTGAATGTTAA
- a CDS encoding TVP38/TMEM64 family protein, translating into MSKSLILRILIIATIVIIGGWFVYKCELHIILTDRKKLTHFLKSFGAFSVIIFIGLQVLQVIFAPIPGEVTGFIGGYLYGPFLGLIYSTVGLTLGSLLAFFLARWLGLPFVERMVSPSVLKKYDYFIEHQGLLITFILFLIPGFPKDTLCYLLGLSHMKVGSFLLVSTLGRLFGTGMLSISGGLAYQNRYGSLSVLLLVSAFMVFVAYIYRDKIIHKFRKNTQ; encoded by the coding sequence ATGTCGAAATCTTTAATACTAAGAATACTAATAATTGCCACGATTGTTATTATTGGTGGATGGTTCGTTTATAAGTGTGAACTACACATCATACTGACGGATCGGAAAAAGCTTACCCACTTTTTGAAGTCCTTTGGAGCTTTTTCTGTTATCATTTTTATAGGTCTTCAAGTGCTGCAGGTGATCTTTGCTCCCATCCCAGGAGAAGTAACTGGATTTATAGGGGGGTATCTTTACGGACCTTTCCTGGGTCTTATATATTCAACGGTGGGTCTCACGTTGGGTTCATTGCTCGCCTTTTTTTTGGCGCGATGGTTGGGCCTTCCCTTCGTAGAGAGGATGGTTTCTCCATCGGTATTGAAAAAGTATGACTACTTCATTGAGCATCAGGGGCTCTTGATAACCTTTATACTTTTTCTTATCCCAGGCTTTCCTAAGGATACACTTTGTTATCTCCTGGGTCTAAGTCACATGAAAGTGGGAAGCTTCCTTCTGGTTTCAACGCTAGGGAGACTATTTGGTACGGGCATGCTATCTATTAGCGGCGGGTTGGCATATCAGAATCGCTACGGTTCGCTAAGTGTTTTACTCTTGGTAAGTGCTTTTATGGTGTTTGTTGCTTATATTTACAGGGACAAAATTATTCATAAGTTTCGGAAAAACACTCAATGA
- a CDS encoding TatD family hydrolase has translation MIDSHIHLEMEEFNKDRAEVIKRAEHAGVEAMITVGTTVEDCYKAVEIANSFKCVYAAVGIHPHETKEINDNTYESLRKLCKNKKVVAFGEIGLDFFRDLSPRHIQTWRFREQLELASELDLPVIIHDREAHSQVLEILRKWNGKRGGVIHCFSGNLRMAEEFINLGFYISIAGPVTYAKKEKLREVVRSVPLERILIETDAPYLPPQPFRGKRNEPAYIGHTARKIAEIKEVPLEEVDRITSINARLLFCLPPHN, from the coding sequence ATGATAGACAGTCACATTCACCTGGAAATGGAAGAATTCAACAAAGATCGTGCCGAAGTTATCAAACGGGCAGAACATGCCGGGGTTGAGGCAATGATAACAGTGGGTACCACTGTTGAGGATTGTTACAAAGCTGTAGAAATAGCTAACTCTTTTAAATGTGTGTACGCAGCTGTAGGCATCCATCCCCATGAAACGAAGGAAATAAACGATAATACATATGAAAGCTTGCGTAAACTATGTAAGAATAAAAAAGTCGTTGCATTTGGAGAAATAGGACTGGATTTCTTTCGCGATCTCTCACCGAGACATATACAGACATGGAGGTTTCGCGAACAACTGGAACTGGCCTCTGAACTTGATTTGCCTGTGATCATCCACGACCGCGAAGCCCACTCACAGGTACTGGAAATACTTAGAAAATGGAATGGAAAGCGGGGTGGTGTTATACACTGCTTTTCCGGAAACTTGAGAATGGCGGAAGAATTCATAAATCTTGGCTTTTACATCTCCATTGCGGGACCTGTTACCTACGCAAAGAAAGAGAAATTAAGAGAAGTGGTTCGCTCTGTACCTCTCGAGAGAATTCTAATCGAAACTGATGCTCCCTATCTACCTCCGCAGCCATTCAGAGGGAAAAGAAACGAACCAGCCTATATAGGTCACACAGCACGGAAAATAGCGGAAATCAAAGAAGTACCTTTAGAAGAGGTAGACCGGATAACGAGTATCAACGCTCGCCTTCTCTTCTGTCTCCCTCCGCATAATTGA
- a CDS encoding sugar phosphate isomerase/epimerase, whose amino-acid sequence MDAIPRNVQIHVPFTYLLEHHKSLILEKKINPEIYFNAQMLDSYNRSELEFIGSLVKKFDLSVTIHAPYMDLRPGALDPKIRQISIERIVQVIKLIPVFHPRTIVCHPSFDPRYYSSTEDLWVENSLSTWSYLISLINDTETVICLENVYETHPRPLRRVLEICSSPRLRFCFDTGHFNCFSKVPLESWIEDLAPYMEEIHLHDNLGETDQHLPIGEGTFPFEYMLTLLKKKNIKPILTLEAHSESTLNKFLNNLRKFTLP is encoded by the coding sequence ATGGATGCCATCCCACGCAATGTTCAGATCCATGTGCCCTTCACATACCTTCTAGAACACCATAAGAGTTTAATTCTGGAAAAAAAGATAAATCCCGAAATATACTTCAATGCCCAAATGCTCGATAGTTATAATCGCAGTGAACTGGAGTTCATCGGAAGCCTTGTAAAAAAATTCGATCTTTCAGTCACCATCCATGCCCCTTATATGGACCTCAGACCGGGCGCACTCGATCCGAAGATAAGACAGATATCCATCGAAAGAATAGTACAGGTCATTAAACTAATTCCGGTATTCCATCCTCGGACAATCGTATGTCATCCTTCCTTTGATCCGCGGTACTACTCATCTACGGAAGACCTCTGGGTCGAAAACAGTCTTTCAACATGGTCGTACCTTATATCATTGATCAACGACACAGAAACCGTAATATGTTTGGAGAATGTTTATGAAACACACCCAAGGCCTCTACGGCGTGTACTGGAGATCTGTTCATCTCCCCGATTGCGTTTCTGTTTTGACACTGGACACTTCAACTGCTTTTCAAAAGTACCCTTGGAGTCATGGATAGAAGATCTAGCCCCCTACATGGAGGAAATTCATCTCCACGACAACTTGGGTGAAACGGACCAACATCTACCGATAGGTGAAGGCACCTTTCCGTTTGAGTACATGCTCACCCTTTTGAAGAAAAAAAACATTAAACCAATACTCACCCTGGAAGCCCACAGTGAAAGCACCCTTAACAAGTTTCTCAACAACCTTCGAAAATTTACTCTGCCATAG
- a CDS encoding LOG family protein, giving the protein MSITIKRKPPIVGVMGGSDIKGNLLQEAYLLGEGIAKRGYVLLTGGGPGVMRAASEGAWRAGGLVIAILPNDRTHPMRGYPNEFVDIPIYTGLMDARNVINVKTPHVVVIMPGGPGTFSELALALKAGTPVVGLHISPPDFIKGNLYYTHVKSVEEALVSVDKLLTTSKIEDYPPPFVG; this is encoded by the coding sequence ATGTCCATCACTATTAAAAGAAAACCCCCGATTGTGGGTGTTATGGGCGGTTCCGACATCAAAGGAAACCTTCTACAAGAAGCGTATCTCCTGGGGGAGGGTATTGCAAAAAGAGGATATGTACTCCTCACCGGTGGTGGACCTGGCGTTATGAGGGCTGCCTCTGAGGGTGCTTGGAGAGCGGGTGGTCTCGTTATTGCGATTTTACCCAACGACAGGACACATCCCATGCGGGGATATCCAAACGAATTCGTAGACATACCCATTTACACAGGTCTTATGGACGCCCGCAACGTCATAAACGTAAAAACTCCCCACGTGGTAGTGATTATGCCGGGAGGACCAGGAACCTTCTCAGAATTGGCTCTCGCTTTGAAAGCCGGAACGCCTGTTGTAGGCTTACATATTTCTCCTCCTGATTTTATAAAGGGAAACCTATATTACACACATGTCAAGAGCGTGGAGGAAGCTCTGGTGTCAGTGGACAAACTGTTGACGACATCTAAAATAGAGGATTATCCGCCGCCGTTCGTGGGATAA
- a CDS encoding ABC transporter permease, which yields MFREFWNRFKRNTLAVTGILIIGVIFSISLLAPLIAPYDPTFIDLDNVLKEPSATHWFGTDQLGRDVFSRMVHGASVSIKVGFIATGISLVIGTILGALAGYYGRWVDALIMRFVDIMLCFPTFFLILAVIAFLEPSIWNIMVVIGATNWMNITRLVRADFLSLKEREFVQAARAMGASDFRIIFLHILPNSMSSILVAANLGIAGSILTESALSFLGIGVQPPTPSWGNILTAGKEYIDIAWWLSLFPGLAILITVLGFNLIGEGIRDALDPRLRYK from the coding sequence ATGTTTAGGGAATTCTGGAATAGATTCAAGAGAAATACTCTCGCAGTAACGGGGATTTTGATCATTGGGGTTATCTTTTCCATCTCATTGCTTGCCCCTCTCATAGCTCCTTACGACCCCACATTCATAGATCTGGATAACGTATTAAAGGAACCATCTGCTACACATTGGTTTGGAACGGATCAACTGGGAAGAGATGTGTTTTCCCGCATGGTTCACGGAGCAAGTGTATCTATAAAGGTAGGTTTCATTGCCACTGGCATATCCCTTGTTATCGGCACAATACTGGGTGCACTTGCTGGTTACTATGGACGATGGGTAGATGCCTTAATTATGCGATTTGTAGACATCATGTTGTGTTTTCCCACTTTCTTTCTCATTCTCGCCGTAATCGCCTTTCTAGAACCTTCCATCTGGAATATAATGGTTGTTATAGGTGCAACTAACTGGATGAATATCACAAGGCTTGTTCGTGCTGATTTTCTATCCCTCAAAGAACGAGAGTTCGTTCAAGCAGCACGTGCCATGGGTGCCAGCGATTTCCGTATCATCTTTCTCCACATTTTACCCAACTCTATGTCATCTATTCTTGTAGCAGCAAACCTTGGCATAGCTGGATCTATACTTACAGAATCAGCACTTAGCTTCCTTGGTATAGGTGTCCAGCCTCCAACACCAAGCTGGGGTAACATACTCACGGCTGGCAAAGAATACATAGATATTGCGTGGTGGCTTTCCCTTTTCCCGGGTCTGGCAATTCTCATCACTGTCCTTGGCTTCAATCTTATAGGTGAAGGCATCAGAGACGCCCTTGATCCCCGCTTGCGCTACAAATAA
- a CDS encoding zinc ribbon domain-containing protein yields MPIYEFLCTQCNTIFNFFSKRVNTDKIPMCPKCKNVALKRQVSLFAKISRISKESEDVPDTPPIDEERMEKAIEAIASEVEHVDDEDPRRAASLMRKLSEAAGMRFGPAMEEAIRRLELGEDPEKIEEEMGSLLEEEEPLLFTTQSPKLGKRQKKPKVDETIYEL; encoded by the coding sequence ATGCCCATTTACGAGTTTTTATGCACGCAATGCAACACAATCTTTAACTTCTTTTCCAAACGGGTGAACACGGATAAAATACCTATGTGCCCAAAATGTAAAAATGTCGCACTGAAGCGGCAAGTGTCGTTATTCGCCAAAATATCGAGGATCAGTAAAGAAAGCGAAGACGTTCCAGACACACCACCAATTGATGAGGAACGTATGGAAAAAGCTATTGAAGCAATTGCGAGTGAGGTAGAACATGTTGACGATGAAGATCCAAGGCGAGCGGCCAGCCTGATGAGAAAACTCTCCGAAGCAGCGGGGATGCGTTTCGGTCCCGCCATGGAAGAAGCTATAAGGCGTTTAGAGTTGGGTGAAGACCCAGAAAAGATTGAAGAAGAAATGGGTTCCCTTTTGGAAGAAGAGGAACCCCTCCTATTCACAACCCAATCACCAAAGCTGGGGAAGAGACAGAAAAAACCAAAGGTTGATGAAACAATATATGAACTCTGA